The DNA window cagaagaataagtgattattacattttaacagaagtatagatagaacatgttgaaacggaaatcaaccaaataaatgacaatatgttactgcatacgttagcagactaattaggagtctttgtttgtttacttactactaaaagaaaagttgtcttgtaaaaacaaaattgttcttcgattgcaataagaaacatatgtttaaagtaccggaagatttttttgttaaaataaagccaataatgccattttttgtggtcccctttatttagaaaagtatcaaaatacattttggtaccggtaccaaaatattggtattgggacaaccctcgtTCAaacataggaaaataaaacactactttaatcaagtgatcctTTAGCGTACCACTAGGTGGAGccctgcgtaccactagtggtacacataccacagtgtGAGAATCCCTGCCATTAAGGATCTATACCCAGATAAAATTCAAACACTAACAGCATAAAACAATCAATATATGATTGAAGTGTACACTTGAAGAGttttcactaaaaaaaaaaggcattaaataCATTTAGGAATTATGGTCGTTTTCTGCAGAACCAGCGAGTTTGCCTTCATATTTTGTGGCATGGTGAGGTTtctattgttttacttttgtcaTCTCTGATGACCTTGGCTCCAAATAACTTTAGCACACACCTTAAAGTTTCAAAATAAAGACAGAACAAGCACCAAAATGTGATATATTTATGTTCTAATTTTATGCAAAACcatcttttcttacctattggtcctcgttttttgtatatttgggatctgtataagtcctgaaaattttaaatcaaaccattgaggcatggcggagatataaGAAACAATCTTGCTGTGACGCTTGTGTCGCATGACAGCGATTACTGGCGTGTTCTCAAGATGCAGAAGACCGAGGAGACAATGTGCAGGTAAATAACTATTTAATGTAATGATTAAGATAAACAAAAGACAAGTAGCGTTTGGAAAggcatagggaaggctatgcaaaaaccaaactaaaactgacagTTTGCTGAATGCTGGAACCCAGCAAAACTCACGGCAGGAGGAAAGAGCGTCCACATGACTCCCCACAAAGAATGGTTGCTCACACTCGACTTCAATAGAACTGATTGCTAACAGAAAGCAGGTGCGTGGATCAGTGCTCGGAGAAAGATGTGTGAAGCGGTCAagaaaaaacaccaacacaacaggaagtgccaccaaaagaaGAGCGCGGGACAGGGACCAACACCTAACACAGGAGAACTCCAACTTGCCTTCCTTCATGCGTCCTCCAAACGTGCCCTCTGAAATTTGCcaaatttgtgacatttttcccacATGTGACGCCATCGCATATCTCCATTTATGGTAGAGCTGTACCCTaagagctttgcgcaagtccgccattgtagtccaagcTCCTttcttttctctatcctcttgttgtggggcagactggctcgtacatgcacatgcatcctccgctcgtTGCCAAATTAGCatttagttctaacttatatctgtcagtaaactctctATGGAAGCACTGAAAACtataacatggctgacggggagaagacgctgtcgaagtggaagcacgtaaataagaccgcccacaaaacggtgcatggtGAagagacttgaagatgatctgtaaaacataatctatgcaacattttgacccaaAAAACACCAtcacatgtcatgtagaccacgaggaaatgttttacatgtagaaaaataATCATAAGTCGCTACAGGTGTCACGCACGTCACCACGGGCCAGAAACGCATGGTCAATGAATAATGATGGATCTTAATTGGAGGGTTGCCGTGACAACAGCTTCCCAGGTTATTGTCCAAGGTGTATGTGGCGAATGTTCCTGTTAAAAAGTGCTTTTTCCGCCACTCTAAATAGGTCAGGCAGGCAACAAAAAAGAAGTGATTGTGCGGAGTCGttacaaagaggcaaataagCTGCGATTTGTTGGGAGGTCGTTTAAAAATCCACCTGATGTCATCCACTGAATAAACTATGAGGACAAATATAAATATgtgaatgtaaaactgcatcaccaGATCTTGTGTGTgtacaaattaccgtattttccgaactatggagcgcactggtatataagctacacacactaaattttagggggaaaaaattcattcattcattcattcattttctaccgcttgtcccgtttggggtcgctggagcctatctcggctgcattcgggcggaaaaaaattacgtttcatatattagccgcacctgactataagccgcaggtatATACGTTGCGAAATTAATATTTCTACaggaagattctgtaaatgtttatttacataccttaaagaagctgtttgcaacatttacacagaagcctagagggcgctaactttccaatgtattttacatggTACATCCCGCCCTTTACCAGGATCGAGGACGTAAATGGCGTAACTATGTACAGTACATACGTAACAACACACATTAGGTTTGAGTGTTGTTAACTAATAATAGCGATTTGGATGGCTGgctttagctgtcattgaatgtacaaaacccaaaaccagtgaagttcgcacgttgtgtaaatggtaaataaaaccagaatacaatgattttcaaatccttttcaacttatattcaattgaatagactgcaaagacaagatacttaacattcgaactggaaaactttgtgattttttgcaaatatttattgcaaatatttgcaaatattagctcatttggaatttgatgcctgcaacatgttccaaaaaagctggcacaagtggcaaaaaagactaagaaagttgaggaatgctcatcaaacacttatttggaacatcccacaggtgaacaggctaattgggaacaagtgggtgccatgactgggtataaaagcagcttccatgaaatgctcagtcattcacaaacaagaatggggcgagggtcaccactttgtgaacaaatgtgtgagaaaattgtccaacagtttaagaacaacatttttcaacaaggactttagggatttcaccatctacggactgtaatattcagagaatctggagaaattgctgcacataagcgatattaaggatcttcgatccctcaggctgtactgcatcaaaaagcgacatcagtgtgtaaaggatatcaccacatgggcttaggaaccactgtcagtaactatagttcggcgttacatctgtaagtgcaagttaaaactctactatgcaaagcgaaaggcatttatcaacaacacccagagatgccgccggcttcgctgggcctgagctcatctaagatggactgatgcaaagtggaaaagtgttctgtggtctgacgagtccacatttcaaattgtttttggaaactgtggacgtcgtgtcctccggagcaaagaggaaaagaaccatccggattgttctaggtgcaaagttcaaaagccaacatctgtgatggtatggggtgtattagtgcccaaggcatgtgtaacttacatatctgtgaaggcgccattaatgctgaaaggtacatacagggtttggagcaacatatgttgccatccaagcttatttcagcaagacaatgccaagccacatgttacaacagcgtggcttcatagtaaaagagtgcgggtactagactggcctgcctgtagtccagacctgtctcccattgaaaatgtgtggcgcattatgaagcctaaaataccacaacggagaccccggactgttgaacaacttaaactgtacatcaagcaagaatgggaaagaattccacctgaaaagcttcaaaaattggtctcctaagttcccaaacgtttactgagtgttgttaaaaggaaaggccatgtaacacagtggtaaaaatgcccctgtgacaacttttttgcactgtgttgctgccattaaattctaagttaatgattatttgcaaaaaaaatttaagtttctcagttccaacattaaatatcttgtctttgcagtctattcaattgaatataagttgaaaaggatttgcaaatcattgtattctgtttttatttacaaattacacaacgtgctaacttcactggttttgggttttgtatgtatgGGTGTATCTAAAACAAGTATAGAGAGCCTTATGGGCCTCTCAGTGAGCAATCTCCTCCAATTTAACACTTATTGATTTGGGCTTAATGGTGGCGCGAACTGGCGCTAAACCCTGGCGGGTCTCGGGGGTGGCTGTGATGTATGTGTCTTGTGCAGAATGTCATGGAAGGAGCGAAGGAGTGAAACGTTCCGCCGAGAACACTCTGTTCATTAGTCAGCTTGTGTGTCGGCCTTGGCGTCATTGCACATTAAAGGCCCCAAAATCACACACTTAGATGCTACTCACTGTCAACATTGTTGTCATGCTGCAACGCTTTTGAATTGCCTGATTGCTGAGCTTCATGTGGGACAGGCAGAGAAAGACAAAGTGGGCATTGGAAGATGCACAAGTTTGACTTTGAATACGTCCACTTATGTCGGATGGAGAGCCTGTGTGAACAAAACAGGCGTCTTCTTCCTAGCAGTGAAGTCAGATAGCTGCTGCTGTGTGTCAAGCAATCACATGGGGTGTTTTATAACGGGTGGAAAATGGAACCAATGGGGGCGTATGTCATTTGTATACTTAATCATCTTATACAGGGCTGAAAAGAAGTTTCAATTGACTAACACAGGAAGCTGTTCACTTGCAGATGTCACAAAATGCAATTAGTGGCTTTTCAATAGGCTGTGAAGATTCCCAAATGACTTGAAAACAAATAGAGGAACATTTTGTGGAAACCAGCAGGTTATGCCTTTATAACTTTTCACATTGCGAAGTACAAACAGGCGTTGGTGGTATAGTGGTgagcatagctgccttccaagcagttgacccgggttcgattcccggccaaCGCatcagtttttttccccccactttgAAAGTTCGGGTTTTTTGTTTGACATTCTTTATATTAGAGCGCACGTGTATGTTGCTctgttaattaattaaaattaatgatATTTCCAGTGAAGTCGTGGTATATGCGTTTTAATGCACTCACTTTACTCATTTCCCCGGATGTACATGTACTCTCGATCGCCACGGAAATAAATCTATCACATTGATAACACTAAACCTTTCAatagtaaataaaatagaattatTATTTTGTGGTATATTCCTAGTCAAGACTtcagtaaaactgtttgttttccACACTGAAGAAGCGATATTTAGTTTAGTACACCGCTGCctgctgctaaaaaaaaaagagaatgacACGTTGTTTTCAAAGTCCCGGATGTACCGTTTGGTCAACAGATTTTATACATTTGTAAATCGTAATTatttataaatcaatcaatctttgtttacattcatgttTTCATTCAGTTTTTATAACAAAAAATATGCCAGGCTGTGTTTTGTTCGGCTGTAATTTATTATGAATTGTAAATCCCTTAATACAAAATAGGTCATGTGATTATAGCAACTTGCAGCTGTGTGACAGTAAATAACATAACACCCATCCATTACGTTCCAATTTACCCAAAACACCTAACATACTATATTACatttcttcaaataaaaaaacaacacaatattgttTTACTTACTGTAGTTAGAACTAATAGAAAGTTACATTAACCCCGAGATGCAAAAAGGACCCCACGGGTTGTTATTCGTCAAcatctttaaaataaaaagttgtaatatATTCATATTCCAGATGTTTCTCATAAAACATGTTGAGGACATGAGGCCAtttgcattttttccccccaataatttTAAGAAATTGCAGTTTTTGTGTCACTATCCAACTCTTCCACAAGCAGGGTCATTTTTAGACACAGCAACATACATGAATTATCTCCATTTAAGAACTTATTTGTACAGACAGCTTATAATATGTGATCAAATTAGCCTACTCTGTGGTGAGCTAATTTGTATTGTATTTAGGCAGGCAAGACAGTAATGTGTTACTTAAAAGTAGCCAACACGCACACATTGTACCTGACCTAGCTAACTCAAAAGTAGGCTAATGTTATGTTAGCTATTTttttccagcacccccccgcgaccccgaaagggacaagcggtagaaaatggatggatggatgatttaagaGTTTTCTGTGCATTTCAAACCTGCAATTTATTAAaattagtaaaacaaaaaatgcaaATGGTCTcgtcacaaacatgttttatgggaaaTACCTCGTAGAtgaaaatattgcaactttttcgtTTAAGATTTTGAAGAATAAAAACCCAGTTTATGGCAAAAATGCATTGATTTTAATTGAAGACATTTTTTGCCCCACTCGTGGAAGAGTGTAGGTATTGATAGTTGTGCATCcaaggaataatgaatatacaaaTTGTCTGTTTGGGGGTCAATGTGTAcaacaggggtgcccacactttctcAGCCGGCGAGCTATTTTAAATGAtaaagtcgaggtgatctacctcattaaTATTATATCATTTATAATTATTTAGCCGTTTTTGTTCACACGTTAAATGTGTAcaaaatacatgcatgtttaacatacagattcccttctttcatgaagacaatataagttattacctgattctgatgacttgcactgaTTGGAAGTGctgacaacttccacattttcgatTTTACATCTTGGAGaaggaaaaaaaagtcctcctttctgtccaatactacattcgaagtggttggttttggcatcttatttgtccagcttccatactcgtttttatacactttacaacaggacaagcggtagaaaatggatggatggatggacattgacGGCAACTCcgaagcttgctagcttgtttgcgctagctttcggagactcttattttgtcagcacaggcaggatggagcagcacttttattgtgaagacagggatgtgcagtcagtctttaggcattTGACGAGAGGTACGGATGAAATAAAAACTGTTCTCGCCCTCctgacagaggtgtggactcgagtcacatgacttggactcgagtcatgaatttgatgactttagactcgacttgacaaaatataaTGAGACTTGAAactagacttagactttaacatcaatgacttgtgacttcacttggacttgagccttttgacttgataagacttgctactttccccaaaacccaaagattaaaaagttattcaggagcactccgtatctttcattttgtacgtgttgttcctgtcagtgcaacatccaatcaaattagatccaccttgttttcatcccacagcattcatccaatcaaattgcaggacaaccaacgaagaagagctgtcaaacaacgcgccagtgaggaAAAAATTATACCAAATATAGTTTTGTTCAGGTATTAAAACTACGAGTTGGTCAACAAAAAAGgaattgcagtatgcaaaacatgcggttcgaagattacagacggagacgcaacaacttccaacttcgttcgacatttgaagttgcacaaagaacggtaagttttgaatgtaagctaacgtttattggctaagtaacttaacttttatttgctgtgtaatcagtgaggctgtaaactcaatgCTGACGTTATAACAGTATTGCAAACaaggcaatctgttgcgtccacttcAGTTCATATGTGTCCTGTTTTAGCAAGCTTTCCAACTGCTGGTTGTTTTACCTCAcaacagccatggtggcatcttcgtgcacaaatgactgacagactcttggccaattaggtcttttgcaaatgcaatgcagcatagggccccgaCATCTAAAAAGAACAACTCTGttcatgtatttatgtttttcatgtgtatgcacacatcaacacacacagtatgagatgagatcaatgagataatgtAAGAATAGGATAGAAACTGATGCGGAACTAGTTAAAatacaatatgccatggaaatacaatgttaacacttttgtacaaataagtacagttgcacttgttttttcaaatgtgtttattctgtaaaggaatgagttaaatgtttaaaatgactggttaatagtgctattatgaagtgcaatctcagcactattttttttcctgcaatttcaaatgcacttgttttaataaataaattcagCGTTTTAaaggcatacacaatctgtgtaaatatattagtctctggttaaaaggacttgaaaggactcgaaactccaaaatgcaggactttggacttgactcgatacttgagggcaaagacttgagacttacttaagacttgcaaaacaatgacttggtcccaccactGCCTCCTgacggtctttttttccttcacacttagctggcagcagccagcatcatttcgcaagaccctcgggtgccttgaatgtcaattaagtgacggaagtgacgtcatattGAAGCTTTATGATcgttaatttttaggtctattttttcccatgcctggctggcgatcgaccggTGGCTCGCGATCGatgtaatgtaaacatttttttgtgatttagggataaacACCTTCCACGCCACCCTGAGAAAACTGATGTTTAAATTTACATGTAGACTGCAGGGGTCCGAGAATGAtattatacagataaccaatccTAGGCGTAGTTATGTTAGGTACCAATCGTTtatatggaaacactggtatcgctgccttttatagaatgtgtggacacattttttaagtatatatatatatatatatatatattttttttttattgcagcttttatttatttattagatgccttttactgaatatgaacAAGCACTGTTTTGTTATTGCCGgtatgtgataatgccttttatactgtattttttgtttgttttatgtactgtatgtctacttggacgttggagtctgcaataaagcttgatGTAATGGCACCCATGGTGTACAACATACGTATTCAACAATATTTAAAGACATAGGCACTGGGGGAAGCAGCCAGTTTTAAGAAATTAAAAGCTGGGCCAAACAAGtctttaaacatgcaacatgtggaCATTTTGTTTGACATTTCTCAGTCAGGGGGACCTGCCACAACAACATTTTGTCCTGAAAAAGCAAAacactacagtaaaaaaaataaaaataaaataaacactctACGATGCTGTGAACTTCCTGAGTGTGATGACGATGAGCGCCAAGAGGACGGACGCTCCCAGGAAGACGGCTATGACGATGGCTGTGATGGCCCCCGGCCCCAGGACCCCTAGACACAAACATATTTATGACTTTGATGTATGATGCACACGGAGGTCAACAAGGTTAGCATAGTTACCCTCCTCGTCCACAGCCAGGGTCTGCGTAGAGTCCTCGTAGTCAAAAGTGAAAGGCTGCTCGGTCATGTGATGAAGGTTCTCCCTGGCGGTGGTGGTGGCGACATCAGCGGGGGTCTCTCCAGACATGATGTCCAGGTTGTCCCTGGATGGGTCTGCAAGAGTCTCTGCCAGGCCTGAAAAAGCAGTCacttgattgaaaaaaaaaaaacccaaaaaagtgTGATTCTGGACCCCTCCATAAAGAAGGCCCTTCTTTGTCCATGATGGTTTAATGTGTGGAGAGTGGAGCATATAAAGATGTCTTTGTAGCTTCAGATGGAACTcttgacatgttttttttcttccaagcaATCTCCTGGACTCTGACCAGCTCCTTCAATTAGAGTGATTATCACATAAGAGGACATGAAGGACTAATTTATTCATTAGGTACCCTCGAAACGCAGGGCTGTAAACGTTTTTGAAAATAAACCTTAAAGCCATCCTACCGTAATGTAGTTGGTTAAGATGTGCCAGCAGAAGAGAAAATAAAGtacatacttaaaaaaataaaggcCAACTCATTTTCCTTATATTCTGTACTAACTTTGACGGTCCTTTCATCTACAATCATAATTTAAAACTAtgtaattataaaaaaaagtttaaaaacacCAAATTtcatttatttcaaaataaaaaatgtttcttgttc is part of the Nerophis lumbriciformis linkage group LG19, RoL_Nlum_v2.1, whole genome shotgun sequence genome and encodes:
- the snorc gene encoding protein SNORC; translation: MFRSSSSTCRILLLVLLGLLVVFVHSGLAETLADPSRDNLDIMSGETPADVATTTARENLHHMTEQPFTFDYEDSTQTLAVDEEGVLGPGAITAIVIAVFLGASVLLALIVITLRKFTAS